One region of Ornithinibacter aureus genomic DNA includes:
- a CDS encoding OsmC family protein: MAQQDQPETGGTGLGHRSVSLTRLEHGSYLATNERGGTLRFGGGGESPDFTPVELFLTAMAGCSAIDVDFITSRIAEPVRFDVTSEGEKMRDGVENHLGDIEITFTVRFPEGAEGDRARDRLPKAIAQSRDRLCTVSRTVQRGADVHMREG; encoded by the coding sequence ATGGCACAGCAGGACCAGCCCGAGACCGGCGGAACGGGCCTTGGCCACCGCAGCGTGTCGTTGACCCGTCTCGAGCACGGCAGCTACCTCGCCACCAACGAGCGCGGGGGCACGCTGCGCTTCGGCGGGGGAGGGGAGTCACCCGACTTCACCCCGGTCGAGCTCTTCCTCACCGCGATGGCGGGGTGCAGCGCCATCGACGTCGACTTCATCACCAGCCGCATCGCCGAGCCGGTGCGCTTCGACGTGACGTCCGAGGGAGAGAAGATGCGCGACGGCGTCGAGAACCACCTCGGCGACATCGAGATCACCTTCACGGTCCGCTTCCCCGAGGGAGCCGAGGGTGACCGGGCGCGCGATCGGCTGCCCAAGGCCATCGCCCAGAGCCGCGACCGGCTGTGCACCGTGTCCCGCACGGTCCAGCGCGGCGCCGACGTGCACATGCGTGAGGGCTGA
- a CDS encoding DUF1697 domain-containing protein, with product MPSYIAFLRAVNVGGRFVKMGSLREALGDAGFSDVQTHIQSGNVFVRSARRTPGPVAVEISRVLTAHCGFDVPAIVRTPAQVRSVLAAVDAVEPLLVGESRRYVAFADADVPLAAAAQLDAWDRPDERVRVLGSEVLAEMTAGFHKTTLTNTRLERLTGRITTWRDLSVVRAIDEKWGA from the coding sequence ATGCCGTCCTACATCGCCTTCCTGCGCGCCGTGAACGTCGGCGGGCGGTTCGTGAAGATGGGCTCGCTGCGTGAGGCACTGGGCGATGCGGGGTTCTCCGACGTGCAGACGCACATCCAGTCGGGCAACGTGTTCGTGCGCAGCGCCCGACGCACCCCGGGCCCGGTCGCGGTCGAGATCTCGAGGGTCCTCACGGCGCACTGCGGCTTCGACGTGCCGGCCATCGTGCGCACGCCCGCCCAGGTGCGCTCCGTCCTGGCTGCCGTCGACGCGGTCGAGCCGCTGCTCGTGGGGGAGTCCCGACGCTACGTCGCGTTCGCTGACGCCGACGTCCCCCTCGCAGCGGCGGCTCAGCTCGACGCCTGGGACAGGCCCGACGAGCGCGTTCGGGTCCTCGGCTCGGAGGTCCTTGCCGAGATGACGGCGGGCTTCCACAAGACCACCCTCACCAACACCCGGCTGGAGCGCCTGACCGGGCGGATCACCACCTGGCGCGACCTGAGCGTCGTCCGCGCCATCGACGAGAAATGGGGTGCCTGA
- a CDS encoding glutamate--cysteine ligase, whose translation MGAEVSSQSYSREERQRYREKVRQNLDVFEKMLNTSSFEFDRPMTGLEIELNLVDADMQPHFHNAEVLAAIADEDYQTELAQYNIELNVPPRPLPGDSALELETELRASLNRAAAKAQEVGSKIVAIGILPTIMPEHYEGEWISRNNRYTALNDSIFVARGEDIYLDIEGPSGERVATYCDSIAPESACTSVQLHLQVTPSEFAAHWNAAQALCAPQVALAANSPFFFGKRLHAETRIELFKQATDTRPIELKNQGVRPRVFFGERWITSIFDLFEENVRYFPTLLAETTDEDPMAKLEAGQAPDLAELRLHNGTVYRWNRPIYDIPGGVPHLRVENRVLPAGPTIIDVLANAAFYYGAIRMLAHQDRPVWTKMSFAVCEENFNRAARDGIDAHLYWPGFGELSADELMLRHLLPLAHEGLRQWGVSDAVRERFLGVIEGRCTTGVNGAVWSTKAVEAFEAGGCTRSEALSRMLELYAVHMNSNEPVHTWPLP comes from the coding sequence ATGGGAGCAGAGGTTTCGTCGCAGAGTTACAGCCGCGAGGAGCGGCAGCGCTACCGCGAGAAGGTGCGCCAGAACCTTGACGTGTTCGAGAAGATGCTCAACACGAGCTCCTTCGAGTTCGACAGGCCGATGACCGGCCTCGAGATCGAGCTCAACCTCGTCGACGCCGACATGCAGCCGCACTTCCACAATGCCGAGGTGCTCGCGGCCATCGCCGACGAGGACTACCAGACCGAGCTCGCGCAGTACAACATCGAGCTCAACGTGCCGCCGCGGCCCCTGCCCGGTGACTCCGCGCTCGAGCTCGAGACCGAGCTGCGGGCGAGCCTGAACCGGGCCGCGGCCAAGGCCCAGGAGGTCGGCTCGAAGATCGTCGCCATCGGTATCCTGCCGACGATCATGCCCGAGCACTACGAGGGCGAGTGGATCAGCCGCAACAACCGCTACACCGCGCTCAACGACTCGATCTTCGTCGCCCGCGGCGAGGACATCTACCTCGACATCGAGGGCCCCTCCGGCGAGCGGGTCGCCACGTACTGCGACTCCATCGCCCCCGAGTCGGCCTGCACGTCGGTCCAGCTCCACCTCCAGGTCACGCCGTCGGAGTTCGCGGCCCACTGGAACGCGGCGCAGGCCCTGTGCGCCCCGCAGGTGGCCCTCGCGGCCAACTCGCCCTTCTTCTTCGGCAAGCGCCTGCACGCCGAGACCCGCATCGAGCTGTTCAAGCAGGCCACCGACACCCGCCCGATCGAGCTGAAGAACCAGGGCGTGCGCCCGCGGGTGTTCTTCGGCGAGCGGTGGATCACCTCGATCTTCGACCTGTTCGAGGAGAACGTCCGCTACTTCCCGACGCTGCTCGCGGAGACCACGGACGAGGACCCGATGGCCAAGCTCGAGGCGGGTCAGGCGCCCGATCTCGCCGAGCTGCGCCTGCACAACGGCACCGTCTACCGCTGGAACCGGCCGATCTACGACATCCCCGGTGGTGTGCCGCACCTGCGGGTCGAGAACCGGGTGCTGCCGGCCGGGCCGACGATCATCGACGTGCTGGCCAACGCCGCGTTCTACTACGGCGCGATCCGCATGCTGGCTCACCAGGACCGCCCGGTCTGGACCAAGATGAGCTTCGCGGTCTGCGAGGAGAACTTCAACCGGGCCGCCCGTGACGGCATCGACGCGCACCTGTACTGGCCCGGGTTCGGTGAGCTCTCGGCCGACGAGCTGATGCTGCGTCACCTGCTGCCGCTGGCGCACGAGGGCCTTCGCCAGTGGGGGGTGTCGGATGCCGTTCGCGAACGGTTCCTCGGTGTCATCGAGGGGCGCTGCACCACCGGGGTCAACGGGGCGGTGTGGTCGACCAAGGCGGTCGAGGCCTTCGAGGCCGGGGGCTGCACCCGCAGCGAGGCCCTGAGCCGGATGCTCGAGCTGTACGCCGTGCACATGAACTCCAACGAGCCGGTGCACACCTGGCCGCTGCCCTGA
- a CDS encoding exonuclease SbcCD subunit D, with protein MRLIHTSDWHLGRSFHQVGLLGAQASYLDHLVDVVRREKVDAVLVSGDVYDRAMPAPDTVALLSQALQRLVDAGAQVIISSGNHDSAARLGFGAGLLERAGVHLRTSLADVARPVLLAGAAVYPLPYLEPSLAADALGATERTHAGVLRAAMDAVRADAAARPGVPVVAMAHAFVSGGVGSESERDISVGGVSAVPPTVFAGAHYAALGHLHGAQEVAPGVRYSGSPVAMSFSEVTHRKVSLLVDLDGRSVSVEAVEAPVERPLAVLRGTLEEVLADPRHRAAESAWCQVTLTDSSRPLGAMDQVRRRFPHTLELRFDPQGLAVPLRPYAARAASRSDLDVCCDFLEHVRGGRAASEQERELLAQAVEESRLARRARDDEGVAGPAADAARTVGAA; from the coding sequence ATGCGGCTGATCCACACCTCCGACTGGCACCTGGGGCGTTCGTTCCACCAGGTGGGGCTCCTCGGCGCCCAGGCCTCCTACCTCGACCACCTGGTCGACGTGGTGCGTCGCGAGAAGGTCGACGCGGTGCTCGTCAGCGGCGACGTCTACGACCGGGCGATGCCCGCGCCCGACACCGTGGCCCTGCTGTCGCAGGCGCTCCAGCGGCTGGTCGACGCCGGCGCCCAGGTGATCATCAGCAGCGGCAACCACGACTCGGCGGCCCGCCTGGGCTTCGGCGCCGGGCTGTTGGAGCGCGCCGGCGTGCACCTGCGCACCTCGCTCGCCGACGTCGCCCGCCCGGTCCTGCTCGCCGGGGCCGCGGTCTACCCCCTGCCCTACCTCGAGCCCTCGCTGGCCGCCGACGCCCTCGGGGCGACGGAGCGCACCCACGCCGGGGTGTTGCGGGCAGCCATGGATGCCGTGCGGGCGGATGCCGCTGCGCGTCCGGGGGTACCGGTGGTCGCCATGGCGCACGCCTTCGTCTCCGGCGGGGTGGGCAGCGAGTCCGAGCGGGACATCTCGGTCGGTGGCGTCTCCGCAGTGCCGCCCACGGTGTTCGCCGGGGCGCACTACGCCGCCCTGGGGCACCTGCACGGGGCCCAGGAGGTCGCGCCCGGGGTGCGGTACAGCGGTTCACCCGTGGCGATGTCGTTCTCCGAGGTCACCCATCGCAAGGTCAGCCTGCTCGTCGACCTCGACGGCCGGTCGGTGTCGGTGGAGGCCGTCGAGGCCCCGGTCGAGCGGCCGCTCGCGGTGCTGCGCGGCACGCTCGAGGAGGTGCTCGCCGACCCGCGTCACCGCGCAGCGGAGAGTGCGTGGTGCCAGGTGACCCTCACCGACTCGAGCCGCCCGTTGGGGGCCATGGACCAGGTGCGCCGCCGCTTCCCCCACACCCTCGAGCTGCGCTTCGACCCCCAAGGGCTCGCCGTGCCGCTGCGGCCCTATGCCGCCCGCGCCGCGAGCCGCTCCGACCTGGACGTGTGCTGCGACTTCCTCGAGCACGTGCGCGGCGGTCGTGCGGCCAGTGAGCAGGAGCGTGAACTGCTCGCCCAGGCGGTCGAGGAGTCGCGACTGGCGCGGCGGGCCCGTGACGACGAAGGGGTGGCCGGCCCCGCTGCCGACGCGGCGCGCACGGTGGGTGCGGCATGA
- a CDS encoding AAA family ATPase, with protein sequence MRVHRLEIEAMGPFADPVSIDVDALSADGLFLIHGPTGSGKTSLLDAICFALYADVPGTRSKRGLRSDHAAADAVPRVTLELTAGGRRLRITRSPEFARPKRRGTGTVSVQAMVTLEEHLDGRWQSLSTRNDEVADVVKDVLGMGMTQFSKVVLLPQGEFAAFLRSSPEDRREVLERLFDISAFSDVEAWLAQARRDAREELDTARSTLATGLARVEDVLAELGEPLTSTPDEPLPYDPAVGPLLTEVVRELDARVTATMTAFDAASSAERAAAESLAAGRAAAALRERGARARTRLEELAANASAHEQRTRDLDAAERAATVAGHLAAADRAQDEVQVARAAVESTGRALAPSPLAQANDAEVDAALEQVRDLDATVTELARHEQDAAARSARRALLRSRLADAEGQHAAAQASVLAAQAEADDLAEQVDLRAAGAARIAELELLVATTAERLALVDAAEDDHRRAAELAPRRSSLHEALLDARTELLDLRQRRLDGMAAELAAGLADGDPCPVCGGAEHPHLAVATDPVSGDQITAAEHRVDQARSLLTAIEREIEVLTASAASRLAGLQGATRASLETKQSQRRAELAAAHADAQEHSVLLTRLAAVRAALQTHEDTLTTLLAQTRSTTAVLGELDDQDAASATRAEELRAAHELCPCHGGGTGAHAAFARLLGDHRAARTSLAESVTRAAVASEVVDDALTTAGLRDTAHVRAALRPAAEVAALRVEVAHHEEESAAARATLDDPQVAAALCGDEVDIEALREAEAAARAALLQAQTTRDDAARGLRLLERIVPEVLAAGAAVSTAQDHDQRVRDLADTTSGTGPENTLRMRLTSYVLASRLEKVAALANERLAVMGGGRYLLEHSDERAARGARSGLGLRVLDQWTGRVRDTATLSGGESFMASLALALGLADAVREEAGGFDLGTLFIDEGFGSLDDDSLEQVLTVLDGLRAGGRAVGVVSHVADLRSRITHQAVVHKHASGSTVDVRVGTRSDQPAA encoded by the coding sequence ATGAGGGTGCACCGGCTCGAGATCGAGGCGATGGGGCCGTTCGCCGACCCCGTGTCCATCGACGTCGACGCGTTGTCCGCGGACGGGCTCTTCCTCATCCACGGTCCGACCGGGTCGGGCAAGACCAGCCTGCTCGACGCCATCTGCTTCGCGTTGTACGCCGACGTACCGGGCACTCGCTCAAAGCGCGGGCTGCGCTCGGACCACGCCGCTGCGGATGCCGTCCCGCGCGTCACGCTCGAGCTCACCGCGGGTGGTCGGCGGCTTCGCATCACGCGCTCCCCCGAGTTCGCCCGGCCCAAGAGGCGCGGTACGGGCACGGTGTCGGTCCAGGCCATGGTGACCCTCGAGGAGCACCTCGACGGCCGGTGGCAGTCCCTCAGCACCCGCAACGACGAAGTGGCCGACGTCGTCAAGGACGTCCTCGGCATGGGGATGACGCAGTTCTCCAAGGTGGTGCTGCTGCCCCAGGGCGAGTTCGCCGCCTTCCTGCGTTCCTCCCCCGAGGACCGTCGGGAGGTCCTGGAGCGACTGTTCGACATCAGCGCGTTCAGCGACGTGGAGGCTTGGCTCGCCCAGGCCCGTCGGGACGCCAGGGAAGAGCTCGACACCGCCCGCAGCACCTTGGCCACCGGGCTGGCCCGGGTCGAGGACGTCCTGGCGGAGCTCGGCGAACCGCTGACCTCAACCCCCGATGAGCCACTGCCCTACGACCCTGCGGTGGGGCCCCTGCTGACCGAGGTCGTGCGTGAGCTGGACGCCCGAGTGACCGCGACGATGACCGCCTTCGACGCTGCCTCGAGCGCTGAGCGTGCCGCTGCGGAGTCGTTGGCGGCCGGTCGCGCCGCCGCGGCCCTGCGCGAGCGCGGAGCCCGGGCCCGCACCAGGCTCGAGGAGCTGGCGGCGAACGCCTCCGCGCACGAGCAGCGCACCCGTGACCTGGATGCCGCTGAGCGGGCCGCCACCGTGGCCGGCCACCTGGCGGCCGCCGACCGCGCGCAGGACGAGGTGCAGGTCGCGCGAGCGGCAGTCGAGTCCACCGGACGAGCCCTCGCCCCGAGTCCCCTCGCGCAGGCGAATGACGCCGAGGTCGACGCCGCGCTGGAGCAGGTGCGCGACCTCGACGCCACCGTGACCGAGCTCGCCCGGCACGAGCAGGACGCGGCTGCGCGGTCGGCCCGGCGGGCCCTGCTGCGCTCCCGCCTCGCCGACGCCGAGGGCCAGCACGCGGCGGCTCAGGCCAGCGTGCTCGCGGCCCAGGCCGAGGCCGATGACTTGGCCGAACAGGTCGACCTGCGCGCCGCCGGTGCAGCCCGGATCGCCGAGCTCGAACTTCTCGTCGCCACCACCGCCGAGCGCCTGGCCCTGGTCGACGCCGCCGAGGACGACCACCGTCGGGCAGCCGAGCTGGCACCGCGCCGGAGCAGTCTGCACGAGGCCCTGCTCGATGCCCGAACCGAGCTGCTCGACCTGCGTCAGCGCCGGCTCGACGGCATGGCTGCCGAGCTGGCCGCCGGCCTCGCCGACGGCGATCCGTGCCCGGTGTGCGGCGGCGCTGAGCACCCCCATCTCGCCGTCGCCACCGACCCCGTCTCGGGTGACCAGATCACGGCTGCCGAGCACCGGGTCGACCAGGCTCGCAGCCTGCTGACCGCCATCGAGCGCGAGATCGAGGTGCTCACCGCCTCGGCCGCGTCCCGGCTCGCAGGTCTGCAGGGCGCGACCCGAGCCTCGCTGGAGACGAAGCAGTCGCAGCGCCGCGCCGAGCTCGCCGCAGCGCACGCCGACGCGCAGGAACACTCGGTGCTCCTCACCCGCCTCGCCGCGGTCCGCGCCGCTCTGCAGACCCACGAGGACACGCTCACGACCCTGCTGGCGCAGACGAGGTCGACGACGGCCGTCCTCGGCGAGCTCGACGACCAGGATGCCGCCTCGGCAACGCGCGCCGAGGAGCTTCGCGCAGCCCACGAGCTGTGCCCCTGCCACGGTGGTGGCACGGGAGCACACGCAGCCTTCGCCCGGCTGCTCGGCGACCACCGCGCAGCCCGCACGTCGCTCGCCGAGTCCGTCACCCGGGCGGCAGTGGCCTCGGAGGTCGTCGATGACGCGCTCACCACCGCGGGGTTGCGCGACACCGCGCACGTGCGGGCGGCCCTGCGTCCGGCGGCGGAGGTGGCGGCCCTGCGTGTCGAGGTCGCGCACCACGAGGAGGAGTCGGCCGCCGCGCGAGCCACCCTCGACGATCCGCAGGTCGCTGCGGCGCTCTGCGGTGACGAGGTCGACATCGAGGCCCTGCGCGAGGCGGAGGCCGCAGCCCGAGCAGCCCTGCTCCAGGCCCAGACGACCCGTGACGACGCGGCCCGCGGGTTGCGCCTGCTCGAACGCATTGTCCCCGAGGTCCTCGCGGCCGGAGCCGCCGTGTCCACCGCGCAGGACCACGACCAGCGCGTGCGCGACCTCGCCGACACGACGAGTGGCACCGGGCCGGAGAACACGCTGCGCATGCGCCTCACGTCGTACGTGCTCGCGTCCCGACTCGAGAAGGTCGCGGCCCTGGCCAACGAACGGCTCGCCGTCATGGGCGGGGGTCGCTACCTGCTGGAGCACTCCGACGAGCGGGCCGCCCGGGGTGCTCGCTCGGGGCTCGGCCTGCGCGTGCTCGACCAGTGGACCGGGCGGGTGCGTGACACCGCGACCCTCTCCGGCGGTGAGTCGTTCATGGCCTCGCTGGCCCTGGCGCTCGGTCTGGCCGACGCCGTGCGCGAGGAGGCCGGTGGTTTCGACCTCGGCACCCTGTTCATCGACGAGGGCTTCGGCAGCCTCGACGACGACAGCCTGGAACAGGTGCTGACCGTGCTCGACGGGCTGCGGGCGGGCGGGCGCGCGGTCGGCGTCGTGAGCCACGTCGCCGACCTGCGCAGCCGGATCACCCACCAGGCGGTGGTCCACAAGCACGCGTCGGGCAGCACGGTCGACGTCCGGGTGGGAACCCGCAGCGACCAACCGGCCGCCTGA
- the gcvP gene encoding aminomethyl-transferring glycine dehydrogenase has translation MSTTSADLPAFAGRHIGPRDEDIATMLSVVGRTSLDDLLDAAVPDGIRALDALDIEPAASEAAVVAELREVAARNRRVTSMIGLGYYGTHTPAVIARNVLENPAWYTAYTPYQPEISQGRLEALLNFQTVVSDLTGLPIAGASLLDEATAAAEAMTLMRRSSKAPAQAVLLVDTEVFPQTLGVVRTRAVPLQIPVVVADLAGVTSAEGLRDAAGGAEVFGVLVQYPAMEGVLHDLSALTAAAHEVGALVTASADLLALTLATPPGEWGADVAVGTSQRFGVAMGFGGPHAGYMSVRPGLERTMPGRLVGVSVDAVGAPAYRLALQTREQHIRREKATSNICTAQVLLAVMASMYAVYHGPAGLRAIALGVHAHAEALRGALRDGGVDVLEGPIFDTLRVKVPGRAREVVDAALAAGVNLWLHDADTVQLSVDETTGLVDLHRVAKAFGVVSPDQVDIAPPQWDESLVRTSDYLTHPVFSTHHSETSMLRYLRRLSDRDFALDRGMIPLGSCTMKLNATTEMVAVTWPEFAEVHPFAPHEQTRGIRGLVDQLSGWLCDITGYDAVSLQPNAGSQGELAGLLAIAAYHRSRGDDERTVCLIPASAHGTNAASAVMAGLKVVVVKTDPITGNVDMDDLKAKVEAHRETLAAIMVTYPSTHGVFEDTITDLCAMVHDAGGQVYVDGANLNALVGVARPGKFGADVSHLNLHKTFCIPHGGGGPGVGPVGVRAHLAPHLPNHPLDELAGPTDGVGPVSAAPYGSASILPISWAYVRLMGGAGLRRATEVAVLNANYVAARLREHYPVLYSGTDGLVAHECILDLRGITKDTGVSVDDVAKRLIDYGFHAPTMSFPVAGTLMVEPTESEDLAELDRFCDTMIQIRREIDEVGSGAVAAADSVLRGAPHTAEAIAGDWDHGYDRRTAAFPEGVDPTSKYWPPVRRIDGAYGDRHLVCSCPPPEAFEE, from the coding sequence ATGAGCACCACCTCAGCCGACCTGCCCGCCTTCGCCGGTCGCCACATCGGCCCGCGTGACGAGGACATCGCGACGATGCTCTCCGTCGTCGGTCGCACCTCCCTCGACGACCTGTTGGATGCCGCGGTGCCGGACGGCATCCGCGCTCTCGACGCGCTCGACATCGAACCCGCGGCGTCCGAGGCCGCGGTGGTCGCCGAGCTGCGAGAGGTCGCGGCCCGCAACCGGCGGGTCACCTCGATGATCGGGCTCGGGTACTACGGCACCCACACGCCCGCGGTCATCGCGCGCAACGTGCTCGAGAACCCGGCCTGGTACACCGCGTACACGCCCTACCAGCCGGAGATCTCGCAGGGTCGGCTCGAGGCGCTGCTGAACTTCCAGACCGTCGTCAGCGACCTCACCGGTCTGCCGATCGCCGGTGCGTCGCTGCTCGACGAGGCAACCGCTGCGGCGGAGGCGATGACGCTCATGCGGCGGTCCTCCAAGGCACCGGCGCAGGCCGTGCTCCTCGTCGACACCGAGGTCTTCCCGCAGACCCTGGGTGTCGTGCGCACCCGGGCAGTTCCCCTGCAGATCCCGGTGGTCGTCGCCGACCTCGCGGGTGTCACCAGCGCCGAAGGACTTCGGGATGCTGCCGGCGGCGCCGAGGTGTTCGGTGTGCTGGTGCAGTACCCCGCGATGGAGGGCGTCCTGCACGACCTGTCGGCCCTGACCGCCGCGGCCCACGAGGTGGGCGCGCTGGTCACCGCGAGCGCCGACCTGCTCGCCCTGACGCTCGCGACGCCGCCGGGGGAGTGGGGCGCCGACGTCGCCGTCGGCACGAGCCAGCGCTTCGGCGTCGCGATGGGGTTCGGTGGCCCCCACGCCGGCTACATGAGCGTGCGCCCCGGTCTGGAGCGCACCATGCCCGGGCGTCTCGTCGGGGTCTCGGTCGACGCCGTCGGCGCCCCGGCCTACCGGCTCGCCCTGCAGACCCGCGAGCAGCACATCCGCCGTGAGAAGGCCACGTCGAACATCTGCACCGCGCAGGTGCTGCTCGCCGTCATGGCCAGCATGTACGCGGTGTACCACGGCCCTGCGGGGCTGCGAGCGATCGCGCTCGGCGTGCACGCCCACGCCGAGGCCCTGCGTGGCGCCCTTCGTGATGGCGGCGTCGACGTGCTCGAGGGGCCGATCTTCGACACGCTGCGGGTGAAGGTCCCGGGTCGGGCCCGCGAGGTGGTCGACGCAGCCCTGGCAGCCGGGGTGAACCTCTGGCTGCACGACGCCGACACCGTCCAGCTCAGCGTCGACGAGACCACCGGGCTGGTCGACCTGCACCGGGTGGCCAAGGCATTCGGCGTCGTCTCGCCGGATCAGGTGGACATCGCGCCGCCGCAGTGGGACGAGTCGCTGGTCCGCACGAGCGACTACCTCACCCACCCGGTCTTCTCGACCCACCACAGCGAGACGTCGATGCTGCGGTACCTGCGGCGGCTGTCCGACCGCGACTTCGCCCTCGACCGCGGGATGATCCCGCTGGGGTCGTGCACGATGAAGCTGAACGCCACGACCGAGATGGTCGCGGTGACGTGGCCCGAGTTCGCCGAGGTGCACCCCTTCGCGCCGCACGAGCAGACCCGCGGCATCCGCGGCCTCGTCGACCAGCTGAGCGGCTGGCTGTGTGACATCACCGGCTACGACGCGGTCTCGCTCCAGCCGAACGCCGGCTCGCAGGGTGAGCTCGCCGGTCTGCTCGCGATCGCGGCCTACCACCGCTCGCGTGGTGACGACGAGCGCACCGTGTGCCTCATCCCGGCCAGCGCCCACGGGACCAACGCGGCCAGTGCCGTCATGGCGGGCCTGAAGGTCGTCGTCGTGAAGACCGACCCGATCACCGGCAACGTCGACATGGACGACCTGAAGGCCAAGGTCGAGGCGCACCGAGAGACCCTCGCGGCGATCATGGTCACCTACCCGTCCACCCACGGGGTCTTCGAGGACACCATCACCGACCTGTGCGCGATGGTCCACGACGCGGGCGGTCAGGTCTACGTCGACGGCGCCAACCTCAACGCCCTCGTCGGCGTCGCCCGTCCGGGCAAGTTCGGTGCCGACGTCTCGCACCTGAACCTGCACAAGACGTTCTGCATCCCGCACGGTGGCGGCGGGCCCGGTGTCGGTCCGGTCGGCGTGCGTGCCCACCTGGCACCGCACCTGCCCAACCACCCCCTCGACGAGTTGGCCGGCCCGACCGACGGCGTCGGCCCGGTGTCTGCCGCCCCGTACGGCTCGGCGAGCATCCTGCCCATCTCGTGGGCGTACGTCCGCCTCATGGGTGGCGCGGGGTTGCGGCGCGCCACCGAGGTCGCCGTGCTGAACGCCAACTACGTGGCCGCCCGCCTGCGTGAGCACTACCCGGTGCTGTACTCGGGCACCGACGGGCTGGTCGCCCACGAGTGCATCCTCGACCTGCGCGGCATCACGAAGGACACGGGCGTCAGCGTCGACGACGTCGCCAAGCGGCTGATCGACTACGGCTTCCACGCCCCGACGATGTCGTTCCCCGTGGCCGGCACCCTCATGGTCGAGCCGACCGAGAGCGAGGACCTCGCTGAACTCGACCGGTTCTGCGACACGATGATCCAGATCCGCCGGGAGATCGACGAGGTCGGCTCGGGAGCCGTCGCCGCAGCGGACAGCGTGCTGCGAGGGGCGCCCCACACGGCCGAAGCCATCGCCGGCGACTGGGACCACGGGTACGACCGCCGCACGGCCGCCTTCCCGGAAGGGGTCGACCCGACCTCGAAGTACTGGCCTCCGGTGCGCCGGATCGACGGTGCGTACGGCGACCGGCACCTGGTCTGTTCCTGCCCGCCGCCGGAGGCGTTCGAGGAGTAG
- a CDS encoding MerR family transcriptional regulator: protein MVSTGEARESGTSPVPAQGVLFADDLPELDDEIGYRGPTACRAAGITYRQLDYWARTGLLEPSVRAAGGSGTQRLYGFRDILVLKIVKRLLDTGVSLQQIRIAISVLRSRGVDDLAQITLMSDGASVYECTSDDEVIDLLQGGQGVFGIAVGKVWREVEGELASLPSERAEHDVDAAPRPGDELGARRAQRLA from the coding sequence GTGGTCTCCACAGGAGAAGCGCGAGAGTCCGGGACCAGTCCCGTCCCTGCACAGGGCGTGCTGTTCGCCGACGACCTCCCCGAGCTCGACGACGAGATCGGTTACCGCGGGCCCACCGCGTGCCGGGCAGCCGGCATCACCTACCGCCAGCTCGACTACTGGGCCCGCACCGGTCTGCTGGAGCCCTCGGTTCGAGCCGCGGGCGGGTCGGGGACCCAGCGCCTCTACGGCTTCCGCGACATCCTCGTGCTCAAGATCGTCAAGCGGCTGCTCGACACCGGGGTCTCGTTGCAGCAGATCCGGATCGCCATCAGCGTGCTTCGCTCCCGCGGTGTCGACGACCTCGCGCAGATCACCCTGATGAGCGACGGGGCGTCGGTCTACGAGTGCACCTCCGACGACGAGGTCATCGACCTGCTCCAGGGCGGCCAGGGAGTCTTCGGCATCGCGGTCGGCAAGGTCTGGCGTGAGGTCGAGGGTGAGCTCGCCAGCCTGCCCAGTGAGCGGGCCGAGCACGACGTCGACGCCGCACCCCGACCGGGCGACGAGCTCGGCGCCCGCCGCGCCCAGCGCCTGGCCTGA
- a CDS encoding bifunctional nuclease family protein: MKVLDVLGVRVEMPTNQPIVLLRERDGDRYLPIWIGAAEATAIAYAQQGVVPPRPLTHDLLRNVIDELGHTLTRVRIVALKDGVFHAVLDLDGGAQAGGTDIESRSSDAIALALRAGAEIVAEEELLDEAGIEMTQTEDDEVEKFKAFLDHVSADDFDTEGES, translated from the coding sequence GTGAAGGTCTTGGACGTGCTCGGAGTCCGTGTGGAGATGCCCACCAACCAGCCGATCGTGCTCCTGCGAGAGCGTGACGGCGACCGCTACCTGCCGATCTGGATCGGTGCCGCGGAGGCGACCGCGATCGCCTACGCCCAACAGGGGGTCGTTCCGCCGCGTCCGCTCACTCACGACCTGCTGCGCAACGTCATCGACGAACTCGGTCACACCCTGACGCGGGTGCGCATCGTGGCGCTCAAGGACGGGGTCTTCCACGCCGTGCTCGACCTCGACGGTGGCGCCCAGGCTGGTGGCACCGACATCGAGTCGCGGTCCTCGGACGCGATCGCCCTGGCGCTGCGTGCTGGCGCCGAGATCGTCGCCGAGGAGGAACTCCTCGACGAGGCGGGCATCGAGATGACCCAGACCGAGGACGACGAGGTGGAGAAGTTCAAGGCCTTCCTCGACCACGTCTCGGCTGACGACTTCGACACCGAGGGCGAGAGCTGA